The window ctgcataacgattaatcgcgacaaatcgtttgcagaataattttttttatttacattatataaatgtgtgtactgtgtatattaattatgtatatataatacacacacatgcatgtatatatttaagaaatatttacatgtgtatatatatttttatatttatatataattcatattaaatacctaacatataaatatttttttaaagttatacataaatgtgtgtgtatttttatatacataattattatacacagtacacacacgtatataatgtaaacaaaaactgttattctgcaaacgattagtcgcgattaatcgttatgcagccctaaatTCAAGTAAAAAGCATTAATGAACTattaacacacaaaaaatattcaaacaTATTCATGAATGCTATAATGTTTATGCCAAAAGTTTTGTACTgttgttgtttacattacactAATAAGATCAATAATGACATCTGATACTAACTATCAGATATGCGTTTTACATCTGTTTTAATGAAAAGGACATCTTTAAGACGTCTGATTTAAAGATAAGATAATAAGGTCAGAGGCTTGACACATATAAAGTCTTGTCAGAGGATTTGGATGACAGATAGAACTTGTTAAACTAGTTATTGACAAAGAAAAGTGTCAGCGCCTAATACAACCACAGGAATGTTGAATAATTATACAAGAGAGCGTGACTGGCTTCCAAAACCCGACTTTAAAAGTAACTCAatgattttttgtttaatgtaaaaCCACCTTAGCATTTTTACCTGGTAGTCCACAAGCAGTTCTGGACCCTTGAAATACCGTGACGCCACTCTGACGTTGTACTCTTGGGCGGGGTGATAAAACTCAGCGAGACCCCAGTCTATCAACCTCagctacaaacacacacacaaagcacacaacaaaaaaaatctgtatttgtATAACAATGCCTGCAACACTGCCGCCATCTGCTGGTGACATGACACACTTAATTATCTTTACCTTTCTTAACTGGTGGTCAATCATGACATTGTGAGGTTTGACATCACGGTGCATGATACCCATACTGTGGCAGTAGTCCAGAGCCTGTGGCAAACAcgaaaacattaaaataacacattatcTACTTGGAGGACCTCTAGATGTGCCACTTTGTTTCTTAAACTTACCTTTAGTAGTTCATACATGTAAAAACGTATATCATAATCTGTTAACTTTTGATACAGCTCCttaacaaaagaaaaaacagaGCTATTAGATTTAAAGCAATGTATGAGGTACTGATCCCAACTAAAGTACATTAGGCTTTAGAATActcgattctgattggtcagttgtaGCAATCtgacatttgtttttaataatgatGGTTAACTGTTAACTAACTTTACATgacataattaaaaatattatttactaACACTTAGCCAAGCTTAATTAAAAAATTCAcccagttatttatttatttatatttcactGTGCTAAgaataataaattatttcaatgatactacaacaaaataaacacaTGCAGAATAATAACAGACCggcatactgtacattttaatgACCACCAATTAAACATTCATTCTCATGCCACAGACGTCATATCACATCAAACATGAACCTTATTCAGAATATACCTTAAAATCTGTGTTATTGATGCATTCAAAGACAAGCGCAGGTGTTCGAGACTGAAAAGAAATTGGGGGGAAGCAAGAGAAAGAGATGAACATGACAATCAAAAACAAAGCAAGTGCTTAAATCATCAATGCTACGCATTAATAGATCGGGCGTTCTCATTGAGATCACAATCAGGAGTAACGCATGAGGTGCAGGGAGCACAATAGCATCGTTGTGAACGACTGCGCAAGCATTATTCAGACTTAAAATCTAATTTGAGCACATCATCACTCTCTCAGTCATTCACAtatgcagggctccagactaacttttttcactaggagcacaactgaaaattttaggggcgtaaccagaaaatttaggggcacacaccgtaaatcaacatcctaaccaaatattcacatttctactaatttccactttattactaataaacactttaatgatagatgcagaaagtacaatgtgctgttttgagattcagtgtcacatcacaaaaaaaggtcaaatttactggtcacacatgtgcgactggatgtaaaattcagtggcacactctcaaattttggtggcagtctggagccctgatatGATCTCATAATCTCCCGAAATCATTTTCCACAGCTTACTTGCGGGTGTGTGTGAGCGACAGGGATGGATTTAATAGGGCAGAAGCATCTCTCATTGTTGAAAATTGTATGTTAGTGGATATTGAAGTATGTTATTGCTGATGTTTTGCTTAGTGGACGCGATTATTGGTTGCagaaattaaaaattaattattttaaaattacatattattaatattacaatgaatgttatattaatgtttCAATCACTGATTGATTTCAATCTTCGACATGACGTTActgagtcaatattaaagatatcaagaatatacgttctttacattatgtaggaggattttataaaaaaaaaaacgataaaTACCAAAGAAATGACTTTACCcctgttttcacagactgggtcacacaTTATATAATTAACTTAATCAGTCCAtttcaattaatttaatttttcttaTTACAATAACTGATGACATAAGGAACAAATTTATATTGAAAAATATAATCTCAACGGGCCGATGTGTGTTTTGTTATCATTTACATACAGTTTTGACTTGAAAATGACCATACCTCAAAATATCTGACATCACTTAAAACGTTTGACATTTTTGTGCACCGCCTAATCGATAATCATTTGTGAGATGCAACCACAATGAACTGGTTTCGGCGTAAAACAAATCGTCTGCACCTGTGAGCTCGAAAAAGCAATTTGTCTCAAACCCTGTCCACCCACTCCACAGATGAGAGAGAAAATCCAAGTTCTCCTGGGAAAAATTGCGTGCCCTGATAGGACAAGCATCTCCGACAACAGCAAATAGCAAAGGGGGGTGTGGCTAGTGGGAGGGGATATGGAGAACATACCACGGGATCCTTTACTGTGTCCATTAGCTGAATGATGTTGGTTCCTCCACGTAGGTTCTCCAAAATTTTGATCTCTCTCTTGATCTTTTTCTTCTTGACAGGCTATTTAAAAGAGCAACGATATAATAATCtcacaatatttacatttacaaatttaTATGAAATAATCTACAGTAAAAATGTACTCCTACCTTGAGGATTTTGACCACAACCTTCTCGTTGCTGTTGACGCTGATGGCTTCAAAAACCTCGCTGTATTTTCCTCTTCCGAGCTTCCGCACCAGCTGGTAATCCTCTTGGTTGCTCCAGGTGGTACATGGTCAAAAAGAGAATAACATACATCAGTAATCGACATCTCCCATCCAGCACACAAACACGCGCCTTCTGTGAGCACACAGATGGGGGCTGAAACACAGTCGATCATCTGGGAAAATGACCAAGCCCATCATTTTCCCTGTCAGCTGAAGGATGACTGACATCTCAATCGAGGGACGGATTCgacattttaaacattagtCTGCGGTCTTGAAATTGCTTTAACTATAGTAATAAGGAAAATGCCACTACTGTGATAGAGACTTGATCATTCAGGACCAGAAAGTGTGAAGTATCAgactttttttttcatttttaattaaacagaaAGCTTGAATTTATTTAATGGAATATAAACTAGGAATGCAAAATTCtgtgccgatacagatattcaGTAAGCGGTGCAGAGCATTATTACTGCAATTTTGTCaccaaataatatttttttaacacatgaAGTTCTGACCCATTTTTGGACACTTCTAATCGCTGTATATAATCGGCTTTGATCAatggctgtttttaaacaatccatcTATGTCTGATAGTGGGATAACTGCTTTTATTTGCCAATACCGattagtgatagaccgatatatcagccggccgatatatcgggccgatatttgcgagttttatgtgtatcggcatcaGCCGATACATGGCTGCTGTGTTCGCCGATTTTTTTTCCgccattatttacagacagagtacTGGAAGCCGCAAGTGATTGCAGGTCATGttactaaaaacaaccaaccttttcaTGTCAACATCGAACACTCAGCCTAACAGCTGGACAAAGcgggtttttatttctcatcttgATGTATATTTGTAGTCGTAAAGTGCTAGAAATCTATATCCTTTGCTGATAGTTCCTCGTCATTGTGGAGGGTGCTTCTCACGGTTCCATagcaccctcacctgtttttactatttgttaaatatagttttttaagttcaataaatgttacttttttaaattgagacttgtaacatttgacatcatcgtgtcatttttatgatgtaaattgagtgagcaaaagcagtatctgCTTCAAATATTGGCTCAAGAAAATCgtcagcctgtatcggtcatcggctaaggctgatgaaacaaaaatcggttTCGGCATCGCCACAAAAAAAcctccatatcggtcgatcgcTAATACTGATTATAAACCGATACATTGGTGCATGCCTaatataaacacattaaaatacGCAATAAACAATTTTTATACAGACATGAAAGAGTATTTAAGgtgtaatatatatttacaaattaattaatatgttttgCTCATTTGAGGATTCTTTTACATTtctttcattaaaaaacaacaacatatgtaccgatatatcggccaataaccGAGGACCAAAttacaattacctattttttcacatgcttgcagagaatggcttaccaaaactaagttactgggttgttctttttcacattttctaggttgatagaagcactggggacccaattataacacttaaacattgaaaaagtcagattttcatgatatgtcccctttaatgcaagttaaactatcggtatcggcagatatgaATCTGAATAATCGGCTAACGGTGGAAAATGTAATATCAGGGCATTTCTACTATAAACCACATTAACTTCCCTTTAGGAATCTAACAATTAAAACCATGAAATGCTTTATGAGTGCattaatataaaatagtaaTGGGCATTGTACATTAGCATATCAATCTGTGGATGCTTTAGTACATGAGGATAATCACTgtgatcacacacacacacacttttcatGTTAAGCTCACATCATCAGATTTCAAACAGGGCCTGCTCAATCACGTACTGATGACTTTCCCAGCAGGGATCGATACCCACCCTACAATGTGAACCACTGCGTAAAGACCCAGAAAAGACCCAGAAACATGTCTCAACACAacatatgcattttaaatatcAGTGTGCACGCTTAGTTAACTGGTATTTTGGTAATCACAACAGCATTCCTAACATTTGGGAATCACTACAGCATTGCCATAGGCAAAGGTGCCTGTGGTGCCCAAAATGTTGTGAAGGTAGACAACTCACTGAGACACATAACAATCACAGCATCATCGCACATTTCCAACATTACGGTATAATTTCCCAAACCCTAGTAAGACAGCATTTTAGGACATTTCCAATTTATAAAGGTTCCCATGGTGCCCCAAATGCTATAAAGGTGGGCAACATGCTGAGATCTTACATGCAAAAGAATCATCAGCAACATTGCACACCTTCAACACAATGATTGTATCTCAAACAACACTGAGATACCTTGATAGCATTTTGGGCATCATAACAGCAATCAAAGATTCCTATGCTGTCAATGAAGGCAGCACACTGAGATTCGAGACGCAAACATGGTGATGACGATGGGCTTGGAATTTGATGGAGCATTTCTCACCTCCAGGTGGGCACATGGGCTTCATAGTCCCAGTATTCCCTGCTCTTCAATGTGTTGACATCGGCATAAACCCGAGATTTACTACCGGCCACTGGGCCGGGCATGGCGAGTGACGGAGCTCAGGGTGCGGGAGAAATCCGATCGCTAAATCCAAACAAGACCACACGCGCGGGCGAGGACCTAATGGTGTCCGATTCGGGTGCGTATGATATGGCTCCAAAGATGTTGCGACCGCCGAGCAGCCCTCGTCCTCCGCCTTGTCAGCTCGGTTTAAATCGCTTGAAGACTCGaggttgaaaatgaatggtCGTGAGATGGTCTTCCGCTgccgaggttgcatgcaaagctAAAGAAGGATAAAAATGGGGGTATAGGTCATCTATTTTGGACGTTTTAGTCCAAAGCGGAGGAGGGGGTGTTTAAATCTAATTATTGTGTGGTAAACCCCCCCACCAGCACCCCAGAGGGGCCTCAAATACCAAGATCCAAAACATAGACATCCGAGCAGAAAACGCCAGGATGGGCGTCTTCTCTGTTTGGAAGATGCAGCAAGTTAGAAAATAAAGTAACTAGCAGAAAATAACTAACCAGCCTCTTAGGATATTGACTAGTATAGCCGGTTAGAGAGTGGGGGCGGTGAGGCACAGATCGATATTACTCGCAAACTCTACCCGACCCCCGGGGAAAAACCGCGTCACTGTTATGCCTCTCGGATACAGTCGATAcgcagaaaacaaaataaaaatagtaaatatcCTAATGCAATAGTTTTAATATTACGGTTCGGTTTTAATCCCACCACCGGTCCGGACTTTCGTACTGTAGGAAAAACGGACTGCAACGATTTAACCCGGAAGTGCTAGATAGCGTTTATCAATTAGCATTGAAGAGCCGGAAGAAGATGTTGTCATGGCCACTGGGCATGTCCTGTCCGTTGCTATGcgacaatttaaaaaatatatatttaaaatatatttgacatttgtgacaaacattttgattaaataaatactgtttttatttaatgtattcAAATAAAGAAGTTTAAGTGCACAAGCATTTAACAACAccaaaataactacaaataaaaAAGAGGCCAATGAGCAAGAACTTAAAAAACCAAGGATAATTTTTGAGACTTGTAAACTGTAACTACGACTTTTCACACACTCACACAGAAATAGATTTAAAGAGGAAGTCTTACCATTGTATATATAGTAACATTATTAGTCACAATGTGTCTcattaaaaagtttatttactTAACAATTTACTTTATGCTACTCGTGTCATTttgattttatattataaaatgctaatttaaaaatatcagagtcataaataatacatttataaacataTATCACAATTTAAGGACAAAATCGAGCTCATAGCAACGTTTACCATAGCAACCATGGCGGAGACGCGAGAGGACCGTAAAACCAATGCGGAACTTGTGGAGGATTTAAAGTAAGGCACAAATACTTTATATACTATAGAAATAGACCCAGCTTATATCAAAAAGTACCTCTATTAATAGTTCGtgtatttctatttttaaaatgttgaagTTTATTTGACTAGCCATGGGCCACGTCAGTCATACATTTAAACCCACAGCAGTCAGTTCGTCTcgtataaaattacatttacataaattaatatttatttcctAATATTAGACGCCGTAATGCTGTCCTACAAGCAGAGATCGATATGTGTGAACGATACACTAGCTGGATGGAGGCTGAATCAGAGATGGCATCACAGATGGAAACGGTACTCATTTTTATACGTCATACCTTAAACACGTCTAACCTGTGTGTTTAACATAAACCTTATTTTGTGCTTAGTTTAACGAGGTTATGCTTATTATGGAATGATACGTTatcatacattttatttataaataaaagtattttcttATTGCATATCTATCAAATTTAAGGTAAAATACTATCTGTACAtgcacatttgtaaaaaatttttCAATAAATTTTCATGGGTTGTAcgttattcattttatttcagAGTGTAAGAAAAAAGACAAGAGCACCTACTCCAGAAAGTCGATTGCTCACAATGGAGCAGCAATGTGAGGTCGCCCAGAGTGTACATAAACAAATAAGTGAAGATCTGAAGAGACttaaaagcgatacagagagATCACTGGACAATTACAAGGTTATTATGCAACAGTAAGAACCAACTCATTTGGCCCTGTTACAAACATCTCACAAGCATACTATACATACTTTTCTCCTAAGGCAACTCTTGAAGAAGCTGATATCCACTTGGCGGAGGTTAAAAAGGAAAGTGGCCAGTTTGATCGTGACATTGGTAAAGCACTGCGGGATAAAAAGAGTGTGACGATGAACGTTGAGAAGGTTATCAGATACATTGAGGATAGAAAGAAAGCCAAGGTAAAATAACATTTCCGTTCAGATTTCTGTTGTGAATATCTGTTCAGAATCTAATCAGATGCCCAAACCGTTTTTAGGACAACCTGATTGAGAAGTTGCATCAGCAGAATGCAGCCCTCCTAGCCCACAAACGAAAACTGCAGATCCAAATAAAACAGCAGGAAAAGATGGTTCAGGGCCTGACGGCGCTGGACTTTGAAAAGCTCAAGATTGATAACATCAAATCTCAGACGCAACTGGATAACCAAAACCACAAGCATCTAGAGCTCAAACTTCTCGCATGCAACACCTTGAAGGCTTTGAACTCTACCAAGGTGAGATGTTCAACAGaccatcaaaataaaaatattggtGCAAATATTTTCAATGCAGCACTGTGCACCCAGTATTTGCAAAGCTATACACTACAATTTCAGGATAATTTTAAGCCTTGCAACACAGATATCCAGTCCTAAGGTTATTCTTAGTGACCTTAAAATACGACTTAAGCCACTGCCAGATTTGCACAGATATGCACATTCCCATAGCAACTGTTGGCCTGTACTACAGGTATGGTGGATGGATGTACCTGCAAAATTGCATTAATATCCGTGTCTTACAGGAAAAGCTTCAGACCTTGACACAAGAGTCAGACGCGCTAAGCAGTGACATTGCTTCACGTAGGAGATTAATGGTTAAGATGGAGGAGGAGACCAAGCAAGCAGAAGAGGTCTGGATGTCTTAACAACATTGATTTTACTAGTCACTAGCAGAAAGATCAGCatagatttaaagggatagtttacccaaaaatgaaaattctgtcccTATCTACTCGGCCTCATGCTGTACTAAACCTGCATGAATTTCTTTCTCTAACGAACCCAAAAGAAATTTGATagatgataagcacacagctggTAGAAACCATTGActcccatagtaggaaaacaaatccTTTGGATGTCATTGGGAACAATCAACTGTgcgcttaccatcatttatcaaaatatgttcatttatcacaatacttccatagtatttgtttatcctactatggaagtcaatggtttcaccagctgtgtgcttatcattATTTATCAGAAAATAGAAATATATACAGGTgttaaacaacatgagggtgattaaataatgacagaatttagatttttgggtgaactatccctttaatgtttaatgccACTCTTCTAAAGATTTTAGTATCTAAACTAACCAGGATGGCACTGAATAACCACTGAGCTACTTTATAGAGACAATActcttgtaaaaaaaataaaaaatttcatGCTGCCAAAAGGTTTAAGTGTTATACTTCATTAGGCACACATCTTAACACGGATCCTTTTTCCTTACAGGAGCGGAGCAAAGCGGAGGCCCTGAACCGGAAGCTGAGGGGCCAGTTGGCCGACTTTCAAGTACCGCATGTTCTAGAATATATCAAAGTTGAAGACTCCCACAGCCAGTTGGTGAAGAGCGTCAAAGCCTGGGAACGCAAGGTGGAGATAGCAGAGGtaaggatttttttccagagaAGAATTCCAGAGTTTATCTTCACGTGATCTGATGATTATAACATTTTCAGATGGCATTAAAAACATACACTAAAGCGTGGGACAAGCTTCGGATCTCTGCTGGAGTTGGATCGTCATGTCCATGAGGAACCACCGTAGATGCAGAACTGTGTGGGCTTTAAATAAACTTACTTTAAGTCAAAATCTTTTTTGCTCAAATGTAGCTCAATACCATGCGTTAACAAATGACACATACCTATACGTTATTAATGAAAAGGTTTATTAGTTAGTGCTGTGTATATTAAATGCTACATACAGATGTCACATCAACCGCCACATGAAGTTTTTCTTACTAGCTCATCCACAGTCTACAATTCGAAAAAAGCTAAAAAGTATGAGCGCGCAAAAGCGCAAATACTTGGAACGGGATACAGGAACTAACACAGCAGGCATGCACGGTGGAGAGGTCTCAAAACCATAGAGGAAGGTTAATCGCGTCCATACAAATGACAGACAGAGATCAAACTCCTTTAACCTTTCACTGTGGTCGTGACACTTCTGCCGAGAATAGATATTTATATagattttaaatgatattattaataaaaaaattaatatacaaacatgagaacaacaacaaaaacaacatgctTTGTATTCAAATCCCAACTGCTCTTTGATACTTAATGCCCCTTGGTATTAATAAACAATGGAAAGATAGATATTATAAAGAGGATGTGAGAGGAATTCAGAGGCAAATGGGTCTGTAAAGCACCTAGATGCCCCAGGTTAAGGCTAAAGTGTTATTTTCACCCCTTTTACCCCACTGTGCAGGATTTGACAAAGAAAACTTGGAAGGAGATGTTTAAAGGCCGGCACCTTCGGTTATCACACATAATACTGCACAAGATGATGGGACATTGTGTTTTGGGTTAAGGGGGTAAAGAAAATTTTGATTTAAATGACTTTTTATCACTATGAGTGGATTCCTATTAAACAGTACTCTGTATCGAGAAGAATATGTACTGTAACTGTAGTAAGTGTAAATAAAAGGTTTACCAAAAACAGCTTATTTGTTATCTGATCCAACAAAGTCGTACAAGCCAAAACGAATACTTGGATCTTGGGTAACCAAAAATCCAAATTTCTTTGATCTTGCATTTCATataaaagaataataaaaaaagccCTTATGATAATGCACGGAGGGCAAATGACTGCTGGCAAGACACGATGTTGGCAGGTTAAGagataaaaaaaagaataaatctgTACATAATGGAAGAAAATGACACTTTTCTTTAGGTAAGAGATGATCGTACTAGAGAAAAGCATAcggcaaaataaaaaaacacaaggggctAAAACTTTTGTATAAAACTTTCACACAACCTTCAACACACCAACTACAATCCAAACTACATCTACAAAGAGGCTgagattaatttaaaaaaggcaAATGGGAAACAAAACGTAAGAACGTGTGAATCAGAATGCACATAATGTAAAGCTACTTATAAAATAGTTTGCGGTTTAGGAAAGACAATGTAATATCTAATGACAGGACTAGTAAACAAGTTGCATACATACTAACTATGTACATACAGTAATACAGCCTTTTGAGGGTTGTAGGCAATTCAGGACAGTTGTACTGTAGTGACGCGAATCGTGAATTGTTCGTATACATGAGTGAAGTTTACATTTCTATATAGAttctatatatttatgtataattgttGGGACCTTCGGAGGTCCTTAAACTTCTGCTGGTTAACAATCTGTCCCGTTAAGAGGTGCGGTACAGTACGTTGATGGTTTTTGGTACATACCATTAGTTACCACCACAAAGGGAACGCTCATATACATACAGCTCAAAGAGTTCATAACAGCACAATTTGTCCCCTTTGATATTCACATTTTCGGTTAGATGTGGGGCGAACTAAATGCAGGAGAATGATTTTCGATTATATGTACAATTGGTTTTTAAACTTTTTGCAATGTTGCGAGTGTAATACACTCGTTCTGGAGCATAGCTACAAATCAGAGTATAGTTTCTAATGTCtagttgtaaaaaaaatttaaatgagaGGCAACCTGAACAAGTGAAAGTGTAGCTGAATTATTTAATTTGTCAATGTAAGAGAAGAAATGGGGTGGTTTGTACTTGGATGCATCGAATGTTCGGCAACCGAAAATATTCGtccaaaaacattttcatacatTTCGAATAAACGAATAGACCAAAACTGTTTacgtttttaactttttaatgacgcaaacatatagcagctagcgTAGTGTAGTAAACATTTCGGCAGTATGGTACAATTTTATTTGCTATTGTCGGCCGAATAGTTTCGGATGCCGATCATTCGTGCATCACTACCACTTAGAAGTAAGCAAATGCCCTATAGGAGTGGAAAACCATTGCTTTtaggaaaaatatttgttttccctACAAGATCCAAATTTAAACACATTGTTCTTTAAAGGAttagggatttttttttaaaaaaattcagaatTTACTcagcaccatgtcatccaaaatgttgatgtcgtTCCTTGTTcattcgagaagaaattatgttttttgaggaaaacattccaggatctCTCTAACTCTAATGGACCccaatggacaccaacacgcaACAGTTTTAatggtcacgtgttacatata is drawn from Misgurnus anguillicaudatus chromosome 6, ASM2758022v2, whole genome shotgun sequence and contains these coding sequences:
- the cfap263 gene encoding cilia- and flagella-associated protein 263; the protein is MAETREDRKTNAELVEDLKRRNAVLQAEIDMCERYTSWMEAESEMASQMETSVRKKTRAPTPESRLLTMEQQCEVAQSVHKQISEDLKRLKSDTERSLDNYKATLEEADIHLAEVKKESGQFDRDIGKALRDKKSVTMNVEKVIRYIEDRKKAKDNLIEKLHQQNAALLAHKRKLQIQIKQQEKMVQGLTALDFEKLKIDNIKSQTQLDNQNHKHLELKLLACNTLKALNSTKEKLQTLTQESDALSSDIASRRRLMVKMEEETKQAEEERSKAEALNRKLRGQLADFQVPHVLEYIKVEDSHSQLVKSVKAWERKVEIAEMALKTYTKAWDKLRISAGVGSSCP
- the csnk2a2b gene encoding casein kinase II subunit alpha'; the protein is MPGPVAGSKSRVYADVNTLKSREYWDYEAHVPTWSNQEDYQLVRKLGRGKYSEVFEAISVNSNEKVVVKILKPVKKKKIKREIKILENLRGGTNIIQLMDTVKDPVSRTPALVFECINNTDFKELYQKLTDYDIRFYMYELLKALDYCHSMGIMHRDVKPHNVMIDHQLRKLRLIDWGLAEFYHPAQEYNVRVASRYFKGPELLVDYQMYDYSLDMWSLGCMLASMIFQKEPFFHGQDNYDQLVRIAKVLGTDELFGYLRKYHIELDPRFKDLLGQQTRKRWEQFVQTENQHLVSPEAVDLLDKLLRYDHQQRLTATEAMEHPYFYPVVKEQSHSNSDGNIVSSGTNTPR